In Bacillus sp. KH172YL63, one genomic interval encodes:
- a CDS encoding thiolase family protein, with translation MRNVVITSAFRTPVGAFGGAFKELLPTDLIVPVMKEAARDSGLSAGDIDEVILGHCIQRTDQPNTARTAALLAGFEDTTTGYTIQRQCASGMQAIMSAAMQIQMGMSDIVLAGGVEAMSSSPYILKEHRFGKRLQHSEIKDSVWEVLEDPIHGIMMGETAENLAETHSISREEQDEYAALSHQRAVTAMENGYFDSQIVPVSVKERKGEKVIGQDESPRPGLQVEKLEKLKPAFRDGGSVTAGNSSSLNDGGAALILMSEEEAARRGLEPLGRIVGYSVAGVDPKLMGIGPVPAIQKGLHTIENWSLDEIDLFEINEAFAAQYLAVEKELGLDRDKVNVNGSGISIGHPVGCTGARLVVSLVHEMKRRKLKKGIASLCVGGGMGASGVFCM, from the coding sequence ATGAGAAATGTAGTGATTACATCGGCTTTTCGTACGCCTGTGGGTGCTTTTGGAGGCGCTTTCAAAGAGCTGCTGCCGACGGATTTGATCGTACCGGTGATGAAAGAGGCGGCAAGAGACAGTGGATTATCGGCAGGGGATATCGATGAGGTGATACTCGGGCACTGCATCCAGCGGACGGACCAGCCGAATACCGCAAGAACTGCCGCATTGCTGGCAGGGTTTGAAGATACGACGACTGGCTACACGATTCAGCGGCAATGTGCAAGCGGGATGCAGGCCATCATGTCTGCGGCGATGCAGATCCAAATGGGCATGTCGGATATTGTCCTTGCAGGCGGCGTGGAGGCAATGAGCTCAAGTCCCTATATCCTGAAGGAGCATCGCTTTGGAAAAAGACTGCAGCACAGTGAAATCAAGGATTCGGTGTGGGAGGTACTAGAAGACCCGATCCATGGCATCATGATGGGGGAAACGGCGGAGAATCTGGCAGAAACCCACTCGATTTCCCGTGAAGAACAAGATGAATACGCCGCCTTGAGCCATCAACGGGCAGTGACTGCGATGGAGAATGGATACTTCGATTCGCAAATCGTGCCCGTGAGTGTAAAGGAACGAAAAGGTGAAAAAGTGATCGGTCAGGATGAAAGCCCCCGTCCCGGTTTGCAGGTTGAAAAGCTGGAGAAGTTGAAGCCTGCTTTCCGTGATGGAGGATCGGTCACTGCCGGTAATTCCTCAAGCCTGAATGACGGCGGTGCCGCCCTGATCTTGATGAGTGAAGAAGAAGCTGCAAGACGGGGACTGGAGCCGCTCGGGAGAATCGTCGGCTACTCGGTTGCAGGCGTCGATCCGAAATTGATGGGGATCGGTCCTGTACCGGCCATTCAAAAAGGGCTGCATACGATTGAAAATTGGTCATTGGATGAAATAGATTTATTTGAGATCAATGAAGCGTTTGCCGCTCAATATTTGGCCGTGGAAAAAGAGCTCGGTCTCGACCGGGATAAAGTCAATGTCAATGGGAGCGGCATCAGCATCGGCCATCCGGTCGGATGCACAGGTGCGCGCCTCGTCGTTTCATTGGTGCATGAAATGAAGAGGCGTAAGTTGAAAAAAGGCATCGCGTCATTATGTGTTGGCGGAGGCATGGGAGCTTCCGGTGTTTTTTGTATGTAG
- a CDS encoding endonuclease, with translation MKFIHKKVISIFTVVFLFTIACGQVSPNEMNAAGNGTWSSPYTVDQAIADQSGSTLSVEGYVVGQPTSTSTVVTGNFPNDYALALADSPSESNTNDMVYVQIPSSFRSSFGLQSNPGLMGEKIKITGSLTAYFSHPGVKSTSAFEAVEDGGTDPTDPTDPPTYEEYYNGAEGKTGEVLKTALHNIIDDHQTLSYDAVWDALRHTDEDPNNPNNVILLYSGRSQSKTTNGGGVNDWNREHVWAKSHGDFGTAQGPGTDLHHLRPTDVTVNSSRGNLDFDNGGNQHSEAPGNYYDGDSWEPRDEVKGDVARMIFYMAVRYEGDSGELDLEMNDFVNNGSAPYMGRMSVLLQWNDEDPVDATELRRNNIIFEQYQGNRNPFIDHPEWAEMIW, from the coding sequence TTGAAGTTTATTCACAAAAAGGTCATCAGCATTTTTACGGTTGTTTTTCTTTTTACAATTGCGTGTGGTCAAGTATCTCCGAATGAAATGAATGCGGCAGGGAATGGGACATGGAGTTCCCCCTATACAGTCGATCAGGCGATAGCCGATCAAAGCGGGTCGACTTTGTCGGTGGAAGGATATGTTGTCGGGCAGCCGACTTCCACGTCGACTGTTGTCACGGGCAACTTCCCGAACGATTATGCATTGGCGCTTGCAGATTCACCTTCAGAATCCAATACGAATGATATGGTGTATGTTCAAATTCCATCATCGTTCCGCTCAAGCTTCGGGCTTCAGAGCAATCCGGGATTGATGGGAGAAAAAATCAAGATAACCGGAAGTTTGACAGCCTATTTCTCTCACCCGGGTGTGAAGTCGACCTCTGCGTTTGAAGCAGTGGAAGATGGAGGGACGGACCCGACCGATCCCACTGATCCCCCGACGTACGAAGAATACTATAATGGAGCAGAAGGAAAAACGGGAGAAGTGTTGAAAACGGCATTACATAACATCATTGATGACCATCAAACCCTTTCATACGATGCCGTCTGGGATGCGTTGCGCCACACAGACGAAGATCCGAATAATCCGAATAATGTCATTCTATTATATTCAGGCCGTTCCCAATCGAAAACGACCAACGGCGGCGGTGTGAACGACTGGAACCGGGAGCACGTATGGGCGAAATCACATGGTGACTTCGGGACGGCCCAGGGACCGGGGACGGACCTTCACCATTTAAGGCCGACCGATGTGACAGTGAACTCGTCGAGGGGCAATCTCGACTTTGATAACGGAGGCAACCAGCACAGCGAAGCGCCTGGAAACTATTATGACGGCGATTCTTGGGAACCGCGTGATGAAGTGAAGGGTGACGTTGCCCGCATGATTTTCTACATGGCTGTGCGGTACGAAGGAGACAGCGGTGAACTCGATCTCGAAATGAATGATTTTGTCAACAACGGCAGTGCTCCTTATATGGGCAGGATGTCTGTGCTTCTCCAATGGAATGACGAAGATCCTGTGGATGCAACTGAACTCCGCAGAAATAATATTATCTTTGAACAATATCAAGGAAACCGAAATCCGTTTATCGATCACCCTGAATGGGCGGAAATGATTTGGTAA
- a CDS encoding GNAT family N-acetyltransferase, with product MKRLLTGTRIYLSGFMEEDILLIREWNQNEKVQRLLDAVPHKPKTVEELKKWMGDPGSNGFRFAIRLKDNGRMIGFAELDGILWNHRVGGIAISIGDEESWGYGYGKEALQCLLAYAFHELNLHRVQLTVFSYNERAISLYESLGFQKEGSYREFLQRDGKRHDMFLYGLLADEWKESVKEG from the coding sequence ATGAAACGTTTATTAACGGGCACGCGGATCTACCTGTCCGGTTTTATGGAAGAAGATATATTGCTCATAAGGGAATGGAATCAGAATGAAAAGGTCCAGAGACTGCTGGATGCAGTACCCCACAAACCGAAAACTGTAGAAGAGTTGAAGAAGTGGATGGGGGATCCGGGAAGCAACGGCTTCCGATTTGCGATCCGCCTGAAGGATAACGGAAGGATGATCGGATTTGCTGAGTTGGATGGCATCCTCTGGAATCACCGGGTTGGCGGAATCGCCATTTCAATCGGTGATGAAGAGTCCTGGGGATATGGCTACGGTAAAGAAGCGCTACAGTGCCTGCTGGCGTACGCTTTCCATGAATTGAATTTACACCGGGTCCAGCTGACGGTCTTCTCATACAATGAAAGGGCAATCTCATTATATGAATCTCTCGGGTTCCAAAAAGAAGGAAGCTACCGGGAATTTCTGCAAAGGGACGGGAAACGGCATGACATGTTCCTCTACGGGCTGTTGGCGGATGAATGGAAAGAAAGTGTGAAGGAAGGATGA
- a CDS encoding VOC family protein, giving the protein MNITGINHLTINTKSLEKSLPFYLGILKAALIHRGRSDAYLEWGPVWICLQEKSIPGADRDGAVDHIAFTIDEDGFWEAVRTLKENEVELIRTPVKRGKGWSVIFRAPDHIRFELHTSNLKERMDVWR; this is encoded by the coding sequence ATGAACATCACAGGCATCAACCACCTAACAATCAACACGAAAAGTTTAGAGAAATCATTGCCCTTCTACCTCGGGATCCTGAAGGCAGCGCTCATCCACAGGGGGCGGAGTGACGCGTACCTTGAATGGGGACCGGTCTGGATCTGTCTTCAGGAAAAAAGCATCCCGGGCGCGGACCGGGATGGTGCTGTCGACCATATTGCATTCACGATCGATGAAGATGGCTTCTGGGAAGCTGTTCGGACTTTGAAAGAAAACGAAGTGGAGCTGATACGGACGCCGGTGAAAAGAGGGAAGGGGTGGAGTGTGATATTTAGAGCCCCTGATCATATCCGGTTCGAACTTCACACGTCCAATCTGAAGGAGAGAATGGATGTATGGCGCTAG